One genomic region from Parachlamydia acanthamoebae encodes:
- the acs gene encoding acetate--CoA ligase — protein MPNSDIPSLENLMEEKRFFPPSPEFQKKAWIKNAKEYKALYQRSLKDPDSFWLEQAKSLTWSKQPKHAGKHIWDSDRRLVEHSWFEDGKLNVSVNCLDRHLETETSDKIAILWQGEADEEVRQITYKELHQEVCQFASILKQKGVQKGDRVCLYLPMIPELAVAMLACARIGAIHSVIFGGFSAEAIIHRINDATCECVVTSNVSLRGGKEIFLKSTMDKALELCPTVKQVIVVKRNETACVMKEGRDSWYHDEMRSASADCPPVTLNAEDPLFILYTSGSTGKPKGVVHTQAGYLLFAAMTHRYVFNIHEDDVYWCTADIGWVTGHSYVVYGPLANGSTSLMFEGIPTYPDAGRFWQVIDKHKVTVFYTSPTAIRTLISHGQEFPKKYSLASLRVLGTVGEPINPESWMWFYENIGREKCPIEDTWWQTETGGVMITPFPACFSIKPGSAGRPFFGIDPIILRPDGTPCDKHEGGSLCIQKPWPGIMRTAWGNHDRFINTYFTTFKNVYFTGDGCHIDSDGDYWLLGRLDDVVNISGHRIGTAEVESALTSFPSVAEAAVVPFPHTIKGQGLEAFVTLVEGISPTDSLKQFLRDHVKQVIGAIAVPERIHFAKALPKTRSGKIMRRILRKIAENELDSLGDISTLSDPQVIQDLLKNREI, from the coding sequence ATGCCTAATTCAGATATTCCCTCTCTCGAAAATTTAATGGAGGAAAAACGTTTTTTCCCCCCATCACCAGAGTTTCAGAAAAAAGCCTGGATAAAGAATGCGAAAGAATATAAAGCGCTCTACCAAAGATCTTTAAAGGATCCCGATTCATTCTGGCTTGAGCAAGCAAAGTCTCTCACATGGTCAAAACAGCCAAAACATGCGGGAAAGCATATTTGGGATTCTGATCGCCGCCTGGTTGAGCATTCCTGGTTCGAAGATGGGAAACTTAACGTGAGTGTGAATTGCTTAGATCGACATTTGGAAACAGAGACGTCTGATAAAATAGCAATTCTTTGGCAAGGTGAAGCTGACGAGGAAGTTCGCCAAATCACCTACAAAGAGCTTCATCAAGAAGTTTGCCAATTTGCCTCTATTCTTAAACAAAAGGGTGTCCAAAAAGGTGATCGAGTTTGCCTGTATTTACCGATGATCCCAGAATTGGCTGTCGCCATGCTTGCATGCGCACGTATTGGAGCAATCCACTCTGTTATTTTTGGTGGATTTAGCGCAGAAGCGATTATCCACCGGATCAATGATGCCACATGTGAATGTGTTGTCACCTCAAATGTTTCCCTGCGAGGAGGCAAAGAAATTTTTCTGAAAAGTACCATGGATAAGGCTTTAGAGTTATGTCCAACTGTTAAGCAGGTCATTGTCGTGAAAAGAAATGAAACTGCTTGTGTCATGAAAGAAGGACGCGATAGCTGGTATCATGACGAAATGAGATCTGCTTCTGCTGATTGCCCTCCCGTAACTTTAAATGCAGAAGATCCTCTATTCATTTTATATACGTCTGGGTCTACTGGAAAGCCTAAAGGTGTGGTGCATACACAAGCAGGGTACCTCCTCTTTGCAGCTATGACACATCGTTATGTCTTTAATATTCACGAGGATGATGTCTACTGGTGCACAGCAGACATTGGTTGGGTGACAGGTCATAGCTATGTCGTGTATGGTCCACTAGCAAATGGATCTACATCGCTTATGTTCGAAGGAATCCCTACCTACCCGGATGCTGGCAGATTTTGGCAAGTGATTGATAAACATAAAGTGACTGTTTTTTACACCTCTCCGACGGCCATCCGTACTTTAATCAGTCACGGGCAAGAATTCCCTAAAAAATATTCATTGGCTTCTTTGCGTGTACTTGGAACTGTTGGGGAACCGATCAATCCAGAATCTTGGATGTGGTTTTACGAAAATATTGGCCGCGAAAAATGCCCCATCGAAGACACCTGGTGGCAGACCGAAACGGGAGGAGTCATGATTACCCCCTTTCCTGCATGTTTTAGCATAAAGCCGGGAAGTGCAGGACGCCCCTTTTTTGGGATTGATCCGATTATTCTGCGTCCCGACGGCACACCATGTGATAAACATGAGGGAGGGAGCTTGTGCATTCAAAAACCATGGCCGGGAATCATGCGAACCGCCTGGGGAAATCACGACCGTTTCATTAATACGTATTTTACGACTTTTAAAAATGTCTATTTTACTGGAGATGGCTGTCATATAGATTCGGATGGTGACTACTGGTTACTCGGCCGGCTAGATGACGTGGTGAACATATCAGGGCACCGGATTGGAACAGCAGAAGTAGAAAGTGCCCTCACAAGCTTTCCCTCTGTTGCCGAAGCTGCGGTGGTTCCATTTCCACATACGATTAAAGGTCAAGGTTTAGAAGCTTTTGTCACATTGGTTGAAGGAATCTCTCCTACAGATTCCCTTAAACAATTTCTGCGCGATCATGTCAAGCAAGTGATTGGGGCAATTGCAGTTCCGGAACGGATCCATTTTGCCAAAGCTCTTCCAAAAACACGCTCAGGAAAAATCATGCGACGCATCCTCCGCAAAATTGCGGAAAATGAATTGGATAGCTTAGGCGATATCTCAACACTATCAGATCCCCAAGTGATTCAAGATTTATTGAAGAATCGGGAGATCTAG
- a CDS encoding CPBP family intramembrane glutamic endopeptidase — MEGIIQEAVLPHVGVMTFFLLTGVIINWIAYLGGFYKLPYDDDPFFSDHSSLSFLKLLGVFAVFLGINAVITVLVRVYLLINKGIPIFKDIAIDEVLGPTFLGWMDLLFIFCSVASILFYSYLWGPSMWDALAGKNGLSSVQRSLRDFGMGVLALVICYPLVNFFNEILEVVFEIFHIPPIEQVPVEKIVAIRDNPSLFLVTSLSVLFLVPFAEEILFRGYLQTWIKQKLGRFSGIVLTSLIFAFFHYADKQGIRNVQFIGTLFVLSCFLGYVKERQQSIWAPFGLHAAFNSIALAAIYFKV, encoded by the coding sequence GTGGAAGGGATCATTCAAGAAGCTGTTCTGCCCCATGTGGGGGTGATGACCTTCTTTCTTCTGACGGGTGTAATCATTAATTGGATCGCTTATCTAGGGGGATTTTATAAGCTACCCTATGATGACGATCCATTTTTTTCTGACCATTCCTCTCTTTCTTTTTTAAAGTTATTAGGCGTTTTCGCGGTTTTTTTAGGAATAAACGCTGTCATTACGGTGCTTGTACGAGTCTATCTTTTGATCAACAAGGGAATTCCCATTTTTAAAGACATTGCTATTGACGAAGTGTTGGGCCCTACCTTTCTAGGTTGGATGGATCTTCTCTTTATTTTTTGTAGCGTTGCAAGTATCCTTTTTTACAGCTATCTTTGGGGGCCCTCTATGTGGGACGCTTTAGCTGGAAAAAATGGCTTAAGTTCAGTCCAACGCAGCCTGCGTGATTTTGGAATGGGCGTTCTAGCGCTTGTGATTTGCTATCCCTTAGTGAATTTTTTTAATGAAATCTTAGAAGTCGTATTTGAGATTTTTCACATTCCACCAATCGAACAGGTGCCGGTGGAAAAAATTGTTGCGATTAGAGATAATCCTTCTCTTTTCCTTGTGACAAGCTTGTCCGTTTTATTTCTTGTTCCGTTTGCTGAAGAAATTTTATTTCGAGGCTATTTGCAAACCTGGATCAAGCAAAAACTTGGAAGATTTTCAGGGATTGTTTTAACCTCTTTGATCTTTGCTTTTTTCCATTATGCAGATAAGCAAGGCATTCGAAATGTTCAATTCATCGGGACTCTTTTTGTCCTTTCCTGTTTTTTAGGCTATGTAAAAGAACGGCAGCAATCAATTTGGGCACCTTTTGGCCTTCATGCTGCTTTTAATTCAATTGCATTAGCAGCCATCTATTTTAAAGTGTGA
- a CDS encoding FAD-dependent oxidoreductase, with protein MRIAIIGAGFSGLAAAWYFLQQPHFEVTVFDKKGIGGGASGVAAGLLHPYAGAHAKLNRFGKEGWEESCHLIEIAEEALGMPVADRNGLLRLALNDQQVSDFTLSSTRYSDVQFFSEAQCQQHVPGVKAIAGIFIHTAMAVYSDLYLQGLWKACKRKGAEFLQQEIKRLDEVSQFDCVVIAAGGEIMQLIDATRYSLTLIKGQLLELEWPQGLAPLSFPLSSQAYLTMSPDRKTCLVGSTFEKQFTDLQVDLEQAIQEIIPKAAAFFPAIQTMKIVKGYAGVRIASKNHLPFYEKIDAKTWIITGMGSKGLLYHALYAKQLGVEIGRTN; from the coding sequence ATGCGCATTGCGATCATTGGTGCTGGATTTAGTGGGCTCGCAGCTGCATGGTATTTTTTGCAACAGCCCCATTTTGAAGTGACAGTTTTTGACAAAAAAGGGATTGGAGGGGGAGCTTCAGGTGTGGCGGCCGGTTTACTGCACCCTTATGCGGGCGCGCATGCCAAACTTAATCGTTTTGGAAAAGAAGGTTGGGAAGAGTCTTGCCATCTCATTGAAATCGCTGAAGAGGCATTAGGTATGCCTGTGGCAGATCGAAACGGGTTACTTCGCTTAGCTTTGAACGACCAGCAGGTGAGCGATTTTACGCTCAGTTCTACTCGTTATTCAGATGTCCAATTTTTTTCTGAAGCGCAGTGTCAGCAACATGTTCCTGGAGTCAAAGCGATAGCAGGTATTTTTATTCACACCGCTATGGCTGTTTATTCCGATCTTTATCTACAAGGCTTATGGAAAGCCTGCAAAAGAAAAGGTGCGGAATTTTTGCAGCAAGAAATCAAACGTTTGGATGAAGTAAGTCAGTTTGATTGTGTGGTTATAGCGGCAGGCGGTGAGATCATGCAATTGATTGATGCGACACGTTATTCTCTGACATTAATTAAAGGGCAATTATTGGAATTAGAGTGGCCTCAAGGATTAGCGCCTTTATCATTTCCTCTGAGTTCGCAAGCTTACTTAACAATGTCTCCAGATAGAAAAACATGTTTAGTCGGGTCGACTTTTGAAAAGCAATTCACTGATTTGCAAGTAGATCTTGAACAAGCTATCCAAGAGATCATTCCCAAAGCCGCTGCTTTTTTCCCTGCTATACAAACCATGAAAATTGTGAAAGGATATGCCGGAGTGCGTATTGCTTCAAAAAATCATCTCCCTTTTTATGAAAAAATCGATGCAAAAACGTGGATCATCACAGGGATGGGATCTAAGGGACTTTTATATCACGCTTTATATGCAAAGCAACTTGGAGTGGAAATAGGCAGAACAAATTAG
- a CDS encoding peptidylprolyl isomerase: MKTQLFRFALALFICCTQLGFATPEELKTMENKAQKDVVVMQTSLGEIKLELFSKEAPVTVKNFLDYVAAGFYDHTIFHRVIDGFMIQGGGFTKDFDQKPTKAPIKNEAGNNISNKKGTIAMARTSEPNSATAQFFINVADNTFLDHHGETPRDFGYCVFGQVISGMDVVDQIRKVKTGSYAGHGDVPKETVEIISIKKEQN, translated from the coding sequence ATGAAAACGCAGTTGTTTCGATTCGCTTTGGCATTATTCATCTGTTGCACACAATTAGGCTTCGCAACACCTGAGGAGTTAAAAACAATGGAAAATAAAGCACAAAAAGATGTGGTTGTCATGCAGACTTCCCTTGGAGAAATTAAATTAGAGTTATTTTCTAAAGAAGCTCCAGTAACTGTGAAAAACTTTTTAGATTACGTAGCAGCCGGATTTTATGATCACACCATTTTCCACCGTGTCATTGATGGATTTATGATTCAGGGTGGGGGTTTTACGAAAGATTTTGATCAAAAGCCAACAAAAGCTCCTATAAAAAATGAAGCTGGAAATAATATTTCCAATAAAAAAGGGACGATTGCGATGGCTCGCACATCCGAACCAAACAGCGCAACAGCGCAATTCTTCATTAATGTTGCGGATAACACCTTTTTAGATCACCATGGCGAAACACCACGTGATTTTGGATACTGTGTTTTTGGGCAAGTTATTAGTGGCATGGATGTTGTAGATCAAATTCGCAAAGTTAAAACGGGTTCTTATGCGGGTCATGGAGATGTCCCAAAAGAAACTGTTGAGATCATCAGCATCAAAAAAGAACAAAACTAA